The following are encoded together in the Kribbella sp. CA-293567 genome:
- a CDS encoding alpha-D-ribose 1-methylphosphonate 5-triphosphate diphosphatase — protein sequence MTWSVRVPSDYVLGHVRAVLPDRVVDDARLVVRDGRIAEVAPHPPGFRADLDGQGLLCLPGLVDVHSDALAREFRPRPGSSLPAGFALRSVEQKLVAAGITTAFHGIAFQDRSAVGMPIDSPSDDDLYDVLRAHESHQVDHRVLHRLDVRCSGGVRRLRARLASLPGDVVPLVSYEDHTPGQGQYADPTVMERWLVEAEGLTGEAAAAHVASLRSDRDQRLDQRTETLDWLAAMASAGQIRLVGHDPATRSDVDQLVAGSAAVAEFPTTRAAAEAARERGLLVVAGAVNVLRGGSHAGNVSAGELVEAGLVDALTCDYLPSALLPAAMELVRAGTMELPAAVRLVTSGPAAVAGLTDRGVLGEGYVAHLVLADTTGRWPTVRLVHGSH from the coding sequence ATGACCTGGTCCGTCCGTGTCCCGTCCGATTACGTCCTCGGGCACGTGCGTGCCGTGCTACCGGACCGGGTCGTCGACGACGCCCGCCTGGTGGTGCGCGACGGCCGGATCGCGGAGGTCGCTCCGCATCCGCCCGGCTTCCGGGCCGATCTCGACGGCCAGGGCCTGCTGTGCCTGCCGGGTCTCGTCGATGTGCACAGCGACGCTCTCGCGCGGGAGTTCCGGCCGCGGCCGGGATCCTCTCTGCCGGCGGGCTTCGCACTTCGGTCGGTCGAGCAGAAACTCGTTGCGGCAGGCATCACGACGGCGTTCCACGGGATCGCCTTCCAGGACCGTTCCGCGGTGGGGATGCCGATCGACTCACCGAGCGACGACGACCTCTACGACGTGCTGAGGGCACACGAAAGCCACCAGGTCGATCACCGGGTGCTGCACCGGCTCGATGTTCGCTGTTCCGGCGGCGTTCGACGTCTGAGGGCGCGGCTGGCTTCGTTGCCGGGGGATGTCGTACCGCTGGTCTCGTACGAGGATCACACGCCGGGCCAGGGCCAGTACGCCGATCCGACGGTGATGGAGCGGTGGCTGGTCGAAGCCGAGGGATTGACGGGAGAAGCGGCCGCCGCGCACGTCGCCTCGTTGCGGAGCGACCGCGATCAGCGGCTGGACCAACGGACGGAGACGTTGGACTGGTTGGCCGCGATGGCGTCGGCCGGACAGATCCGTTTGGTCGGGCACGATCCGGCCACCCGCTCCGATGTGGATCAGCTTGTGGCCGGCAGCGCTGCGGTCGCTGAGTTTCCGACCACTCGCGCGGCAGCTGAGGCAGCCCGTGAGCGTGGTTTGCTGGTGGTCGCCGGCGCGGTGAACGTGCTGCGAGGGGGATCCCATGCCGGGAACGTCTCCGCCGGTGAACTGGTCGAGGCAGGACTGGTCGACGCTCTGACCTGCGACTATCTGCCGTCCGCCTTGTTGCCGGCAGCAATGGAGTTGGTACGGGCCGGGACGATGGAGCTACCGGCGGCCGTGCGGCTGGTGACGAGTGGTCCGGCCGCCGTCGCTGGATTGACCGATCGCGGCGTCCTGGGGGAGGGGTACGTGGCTCATCTCGTCCTGGCAGACACGACCGGACGCTGGCCGACGGTCCGCCTCGTGCATGGCTCCCACTGA
- a CDS encoding phosphonatase-like hydrolase yields MTDDERRSMIELVCLDMAGTTVADDGTVIAAFRSAIEAAGLADGSAEHSSALDFAAETMGQSKIEVFTAIFDGDATRAAAANTAFEASYAEGLVAGASAVPGAEEAIRRMRDRGTRVALTTGFSARTRDALLAALGWQELCDLVLSPGDAGRGRPYPDMVLTAVLRLGIDDVRSVAVAGDTTSDLLAGSRAGAGIVAGVLTGAHRETDFATVPHTHVLPSVVELDQLLAADADTRTAA; encoded by the coding sequence GTGACCGACGACGAGAGGCGAAGCATGATCGAGCTGGTGTGTTTGGACATGGCCGGAACGACGGTGGCCGACGACGGGACTGTGATCGCTGCGTTCCGGTCCGCGATCGAGGCGGCAGGACTGGCCGACGGATCGGCGGAACACAGCAGCGCGCTCGACTTCGCGGCGGAAACGATGGGTCAGTCGAAGATCGAGGTGTTCACGGCCATCTTCGATGGCGACGCAACCCGCGCGGCGGCGGCGAACACGGCCTTCGAGGCCTCGTACGCCGAGGGGCTGGTGGCCGGCGCGAGCGCGGTTCCGGGCGCCGAGGAGGCGATCCGGCGGATGCGCGACCGTGGTACTCGGGTGGCGCTCACCACCGGATTCTCCGCGCGGACCCGAGACGCTCTGCTGGCCGCTCTCGGCTGGCAGGAACTCTGCGACCTGGTGCTCTCCCCCGGTGATGCCGGCCGAGGCCGCCCGTACCCCGACATGGTCCTCACCGCGGTCCTGCGACTCGGCATCGACGATGTCCGCTCGGTCGCCGTCGCCGGCGACACCACCAGCGATCTGCTGGCCGGCAGCCGAGCCGGTGCGGGAATCGTCGCCGGTGTCCTCACCGGCGCCCACCGCGAGACGGACTTCGCGACCGTCCCGCACACCCACGTACTGCCCTCCGTCGTCGAGCTGGACCAGTTGCTGGCCGCCGACGCGGACACCCGAACCGCGGCCTGA
- a CDS encoding phosphate/phosphite/phosphonate ABC transporter substrate-binding protein, translating to MRSIRPKTIAATLALLLLAAGCGSDGEDAAATVQGFPKTLVLGAVPAENSTDLRAGYDPLIKLLEKETGAKVELSQATDYAGVVEGMIAGKVDLAFLGPFAYVIATANGAKIQPLGAVIPAKGQPAGYRSYGLTKAGNSTVNSLADFKGRSVCFVDPGSTSGFLYPSAGLIEAGVITSSREKDLTAGLKPVYAGGHDASALAVKNGGCEAGFAMQSMVDTTLPGKGELKAEDLKKVWTSETIAGSLFVGRQDLGADQISRLTSLLTEKANADYLKGQGMCDGDCLLTDEDAWGVVAAKDADYAGVRQVCAVTKSDKCKS from the coding sequence ATGCGTTCCATCCGCCCGAAGACCATCGCCGCTACGCTCGCCCTCCTGCTGCTGGCCGCCGGCTGCGGTAGCGACGGCGAGGACGCGGCCGCCACCGTCCAGGGCTTCCCGAAAACCCTCGTGCTGGGCGCCGTCCCCGCGGAGAACTCGACCGACCTGCGCGCCGGCTACGACCCGCTGATCAAGCTGCTCGAAAAGGAGACCGGGGCGAAGGTCGAACTGAGCCAGGCCACCGACTACGCCGGCGTCGTGGAAGGCATGATCGCCGGCAAGGTCGACCTGGCCTTCCTCGGCCCCTTCGCCTACGTCATCGCGACCGCCAACGGCGCGAAGATCCAGCCGCTCGGCGCGGTGATTCCGGCCAAGGGACAGCCTGCCGGGTACCGCTCGTACGGGCTCACCAAGGCCGGCAACAGCACCGTGAACTCGCTGGCCGATTTCAAAGGCAGATCGGTCTGCTTCGTCGACCCCGGCTCGACGTCCGGCTTCCTGTACCCGTCCGCCGGACTCATCGAGGCGGGCGTGATCACCTCTTCGCGGGAGAAGGATCTGACGGCAGGCCTCAAGCCCGTGTACGCCGGCGGGCACGACGCGTCCGCGCTTGCCGTGAAGAACGGCGGATGCGAGGCAGGGTTCGCAATGCAGTCGATGGTGGACACCACGCTGCCGGGCAAGGGCGAACTGAAGGCCGAGGACCTGAAGAAGGTCTGGACCTCGGAGACCATCGCAGGATCGCTGTTCGTGGGCCGGCAGGATCTCGGCGCCGATCAGATCAGCCGCCTGACCAGCCTGCTCACCGAGAAGGCGAACGCCGACTACCTCAAGGGTCAGGGGATGTGCGACGGCGACTGTCTGCTCACCGACGAAGACGCCTGGGGAGTCGTCGCTGCCAAGGACGCCGACTACGCCGGGGTCCGTCAGGTCTGCGCCGTTACCAAGTCGGACAAATGCAAGAGCTGA
- the phnC gene encoding phosphonate ABC transporter ATP-binding protein, with protein sequence MQELTRPAETVVATRSLRKQFGDTTALAGVDLDVRRGELVVLLGLSGSGKSTLLRCLNGLHDVTSGEITVLGRRVDTARSAELRRLRTEIGFVFQQFNLVGRLSCLENVLTGALGRVTGPRYGVLSWSKALRRDALDHLDRVGLADRAFQRADTLSGGQQQRVAIARTLMQKPTLLLADEPVASLDPENSQVVMDLLLRVCREDDLTVVCTLHQVDLALGWAGRLVGLRQGVKVLDRPTAGLGRDEVMDVYRRVDPDAA encoded by the coding sequence ATGCAAGAGCTGACCAGGCCGGCCGAAACCGTGGTGGCCACCCGATCGCTGCGCAAGCAGTTCGGTGACACCACCGCGTTGGCCGGGGTCGATCTCGACGTACGGCGTGGCGAACTGGTGGTGCTGCTCGGTCTGTCCGGCTCGGGTAAGTCGACGCTCCTGCGGTGCCTCAACGGCCTGCACGACGTCACGTCCGGTGAGATCACCGTGCTCGGCCGGCGAGTCGACACCGCCCGCTCCGCCGAGCTCCGCCGCCTGCGGACCGAGATCGGCTTCGTCTTCCAGCAGTTCAACCTGGTCGGCCGGCTGAGCTGTCTGGAGAACGTGCTGACCGGCGCGCTCGGCCGCGTCACCGGTCCGCGGTACGGCGTACTGAGCTGGTCGAAAGCGCTGAGACGCGATGCGCTGGACCACCTCGACCGGGTCGGATTGGCGGATCGGGCGTTCCAGCGAGCAGACACGCTGTCCGGCGGTCAGCAGCAACGAGTCGCCATCGCCCGCACTCTGATGCAGAAGCCGACGCTGCTGCTGGCCGACGAACCGGTCGCTTCACTCGACCCCGAGAACTCGCAGGTCGTCATGGACCTGTTGTTGCGGGTCTGTCGCGAAGACGACCTGACCGTCGTCTGCACCCTTCACCAGGTCGACCTGGCCCTCGGCTGGGCCGGTCGTCTGGTGGGCCTGCGGCAAGGCGTCAAGGTGCTCGACCGACCCACTGCCGGGCTCGGCCGCGACGAGGTGATGGACGTGTACCGTCGCGTCGATCCGGACGCCGCATGA
- the phnE gene encoding phosphonate ABC transporter, permease protein PhnE, whose translation MTSTPPDLALAPKVRAIPDGRTAIRPPIDRRRVLLAAVAIAAAVVTGWSTVRLEFTPSALIEGADDVQNLIERMLPVRLDDPARIFELAGETLLIALLGTVLSVLLSVPLAFLAASNTTPHRAVYAVARGAITFCRAVPDLVFAVLLVRAMGIGVLPGVLALALHSVGMVAKLFADAIERVDPGPREAVRSTGAGRLRELVGGVLPQVVPSWISTFVYRVDINLRTSVVLGFVGAGGIGFALQDALRGLVYDKALGIVLVILAIIAAMELLSIWVRRLLLQPGTGKLTPAGKSSPPWTRDRVARLGLNGVVLAAVILSFPVLRIDPVALLTSPAALVDVAGRLFPPDFTLVGDRLAAAVIETVAIGVLSTAIGILLSVPLGLLAARNIAPHPAVYWSARAVVLAIRAIPELILAVVFVAAIGLGPTAGVCALAIGSVGFLGKLLADAAEEIADGPREAIRAAGGGWWQELFSAVLPQVLPAMVGSGLYLLDVNIRMSTILGIVGAGGVGFLLFEAVRTLNFPFAGAIVLIIFVVVYVIERLSGWIRSQVQ comes from the coding sequence ATGACCAGCACACCGCCCGATCTCGCCCTGGCGCCGAAGGTCCGGGCGATACCCGATGGCCGGACCGCGATCCGTCCACCGATCGACCGGCGACGGGTGCTGCTGGCGGCGGTCGCGATAGCTGCCGCGGTCGTGACCGGCTGGAGCACGGTTCGGCTCGAGTTCACCCCCAGCGCGCTGATCGAAGGCGCGGACGACGTCCAGAACCTGATCGAGCGGATGTTGCCGGTTCGGCTGGACGATCCGGCACGCATCTTCGAACTCGCGGGCGAGACCCTGCTGATCGCGTTGCTCGGCACGGTGCTGTCCGTGCTGTTGTCCGTGCCGCTGGCGTTCCTTGCCGCGAGCAACACCACTCCGCACCGCGCCGTGTACGCCGTCGCGCGCGGAGCCATCACCTTCTGCCGCGCCGTACCCGATCTGGTGTTCGCAGTGTTGCTGGTCCGCGCGATGGGGATCGGAGTCCTGCCCGGTGTCCTGGCCCTCGCGCTGCATTCGGTCGGAATGGTGGCCAAGCTGTTCGCGGACGCGATCGAGCGGGTCGACCCAGGGCCTCGCGAAGCCGTCCGCAGTACGGGCGCGGGCCGGCTGCGGGAGTTGGTCGGGGGCGTCCTCCCCCAGGTTGTGCCTTCCTGGATCTCGACGTTCGTCTACCGGGTCGACATCAACTTGAGAACCTCCGTCGTGCTCGGCTTCGTCGGCGCCGGCGGCATCGGATTCGCTCTGCAGGACGCCCTTCGCGGCCTGGTGTACGACAAGGCGCTGGGCATCGTGCTGGTCATCCTGGCCATCATCGCCGCCATGGAGCTGCTCTCCATCTGGGTCCGGCGACTACTACTGCAGCCGGGAACCGGCAAGCTCACGCCGGCCGGCAAGTCGAGTCCACCCTGGACCCGTGATCGAGTTGCGCGGCTCGGTCTCAACGGCGTCGTACTCGCCGCCGTGATCCTGTCGTTCCCTGTACTGCGAATCGATCCTGTCGCTCTGCTGACGTCTCCGGCCGCGCTGGTCGATGTGGCGGGCCGGCTCTTCCCGCCGGACTTCACCCTGGTCGGCGACCGGCTTGCCGCCGCGGTGATCGAGACCGTTGCCATCGGCGTACTTTCCACCGCGATCGGTATCCTGCTGTCGGTGCCGCTCGGATTGCTTGCCGCCCGCAACATTGCGCCGCATCCGGCGGTCTATTGGTCCGCCCGGGCCGTGGTGCTGGCGATCCGGGCGATTCCGGAGCTGATCCTGGCGGTCGTCTTCGTCGCCGCGATCGGGCTGGGACCGACCGCCGGGGTCTGCGCACTGGCGATCGGCTCGGTCGGGTTCCTCGGCAAACTGCTGGCCGACGCCGCCGAGGAGATCGCCGACGGCCCGCGAGAGGCGATCCGTGCCGCCGGTGGCGGCTGGTGGCAGGAACTGTTCTCCGCGGTCTTGCCGCAGGTCCTGCCGGCAATGGTCGGATCCGGCCTCTACCTGCTGGACGTGAACATCCGGATGTCCACGATCCTGGGCATCGTCGGCGCGGGGGGTGTCGGGTTCCTGCTCTTCGAGGCCGTTCGCACGCTGAACTTCCCGTTCGCCGGCGCGATCGTGCTGATCATCTTCGTCGTCGTCTACGTGATCGAGAGGTTGTCCGGATGGATCCGGTCGCAGGTGCAGTGA
- a CDS encoding zinc-binding dehydrogenase has translation MRTARAQVWRGHGTVEIAEVPLPTPGFGEVLVAVRLATVCGSDLHTVLGHRTSPCPGVLGHEAVGDVIAVGPGTPQYLNGSPIRTGDRIVWGVTVACRSCDRCRAGRTAKCRSVRKVGHEPFDGTWALSGSYASHILLAAGAAAVKLPHGLVDAVAAPAACATATVMAAAEAAGPLTGQRVVVSGAGMLGLTAAALASEADADEVIIIDPDTDRRQSALAFGATRVASPTDAGLAEIDVAFELSGAATAVECLLGALAIGGRLVLAGSVSPGPRVAFDPEQLVRRWATVTGVHNYEPRHLQQAIDFLHRTSAVRPWASLVADPLPLEALNELLVARDGGPPRTAVKP, from the coding sequence GTGAGAACCGCCCGAGCCCAGGTCTGGCGCGGGCACGGAACGGTCGAGATCGCCGAGGTGCCGTTGCCGACGCCAGGCTTCGGCGAGGTACTTGTCGCTGTCCGGCTGGCCACTGTGTGCGGCTCCGACCTGCACACCGTGCTCGGTCATCGAACATCCCCGTGCCCTGGTGTTCTCGGCCACGAGGCCGTCGGCGACGTCATAGCCGTGGGACCAGGTACGCCGCAGTACCTGAACGGTTCACCAATCAGAACTGGCGACAGAATCGTGTGGGGCGTCACCGTCGCCTGCCGAAGCTGCGACCGCTGCCGAGCCGGGCGTACGGCGAAGTGCCGCAGCGTGCGGAAGGTCGGACACGAGCCATTCGATGGCACCTGGGCGCTGTCCGGCTCCTACGCCTCACACATCCTGCTAGCGGCCGGCGCTGCCGCAGTTAAACTTCCCCACGGCCTTGTTGATGCGGTCGCGGCGCCTGCAGCATGTGCCACCGCCACAGTGATGGCAGCAGCCGAAGCAGCAGGCCCGTTGACCGGACAGCGGGTTGTGGTGAGTGGCGCGGGCATGCTCGGACTCACCGCGGCTGCCCTGGCCTCGGAGGCGGACGCCGACGAGGTGATCATCATTGATCCCGACACCGACCGCCGGCAGTCCGCGCTGGCCTTCGGTGCTACGCGGGTCGCCTCCCCTACCGATGCCGGCCTCGCCGAGATCGACGTCGCATTCGAACTGTCGGGGGCAGCCACTGCGGTCGAGTGTTTGCTCGGAGCACTCGCCATCGGTGGCCGACTGGTACTGGCGGGCTCGGTCTCCCCCGGTCCGCGTGTTGCCTTCGATCCCGAACAGTTGGTACGCCGCTGGGCAACCGTCACCGGCGTACACAACTACGAACCGCGGCATCTGCAGCAGGCGATCGACTTTCTCCACCGCACCAGCGCCGTACGACCTTGGGCCTCACTGGTCGCTGACCCGCTGCCGCTCGAGGCGCTGAACGAACTACTCGTCGCCCGCGATGGCGGCCCGCCAAGGACTGCCGTCAAGCCTTGA
- a CDS encoding GntR family transcriptional regulator, with protein MPNAKFREIADRLAVDIERLPPGSRLETEMEIAERFGVGRAAARAALLDLQHRMLIRRVHGVGTFKAERIDYLISPQLPPSWSRAIRESGAVPRTVVRSCEPVTLPDPIADLLNRSHGTSAHLLRRRSFTNDVPAAWGAEWVPTDVVADLPVAVRLVESLDTILRDIAGAVPARAWSRAGMEAVDATVAMELGCRAGDWAWLVESLNFDANSGRMLCFTQRWMRADTVRVVIESSAREGTPPFKA; from the coding sequence GTGCCGAACGCCAAGTTTCGTGAGATCGCGGATCGGCTGGCTGTGGACATCGAGCGGTTGCCGCCGGGGTCGCGGCTCGAGACCGAGATGGAGATTGCTGAGCGGTTCGGTGTCGGGCGGGCTGCGGCGAGGGCTGCCTTGCTGGATTTGCAGCATCGGATGCTGATCCGTCGGGTGCACGGAGTCGGGACTTTCAAGGCGGAGCGGATCGATTATCTCATCTCACCGCAGTTGCCGCCGTCGTGGTCGCGGGCGATCCGGGAGTCCGGTGCTGTGCCGCGGACGGTTGTCCGCTCCTGCGAGCCAGTGACATTGCCGGACCCGATCGCGGACCTGCTGAATCGGTCGCACGGTACGTCGGCGCATCTGCTGCGAAGGCGTTCCTTCACCAACGATGTGCCCGCGGCCTGGGGAGCGGAGTGGGTGCCGACGGATGTGGTGGCCGACCTGCCGGTCGCGGTTCGATTGGTGGAGTCGCTGGATACCATCCTGCGCGACATCGCGGGTGCTGTTCCGGCGCGGGCGTGGTCGCGTGCCGGTATGGAGGCGGTGGATGCCACGGTGGCGATGGAACTCGGTTGCCGGGCCGGTGACTGGGCGTGGCTGGTGGAGAGCCTCAACTTCGACGCCAACTCGGGCCGAATGCTCTGCTTCACTCAACGCTGGATGCGTGCGGACACGGTCCGGGTTGTGATCGAGAGTTCTGCCCGGGAAGGTACTCCGCCCTTCAAGGCTTGA
- a CDS encoding 2-hydroxymuconate tautomerase translates to MPMITVQLFAGRNAEQKVALAERLTDAFLETCGRPDQPQESVWVVIDEVAREHWAVGGRLGAATGDESVAESAMRNEHARRRLPAVT, encoded by the coding sequence ATGCCGATGATCACGGTGCAGCTGTTCGCCGGCCGGAACGCCGAACAGAAGGTGGCGCTGGCCGAGCGGCTGACGGATGCCTTCCTAGAGACCTGCGGCCGCCCGGACCAGCCGCAGGAATCGGTCTGGGTAGTGATCGACGAGGTGGCGCGGGAGCACTGGGCCGTCGGTGGCCGACTCGGGGCGGCGACAGGCGATGAGTCGGTAGCAGAGAGCGCGATGAGAAATGAACACGCCCGACGTCGACTGCCGGCCGTAACGTGA
- a CDS encoding trypsin-like serine protease yields MVAALAAFAVTAATATAGSAAPEPEGHVVSVAEKPVAGTYLVTLAPNRQAVASATATEKAASAMASRYDGRLGTVFTKTMRGFVVRDLSEQQARRLAAHPDVAEVRQSGTARIGTANGPGGTQNNPQNWGLDRIDQRDRPVDSKYTYPNDGAGVTAYIVDTGIRYSHQEFEGRAKLGVDLFATPNGGNDCNNHGTHVAGIVAGSTRGVAKKANLVSVRVLGCDGQGEDIVVAEAAEWLAKNAVKPAVANLSVYTGDPDIAVNAIRGSIAAGVQWALITGNNSGNACSYGPGGQMTEALTVANATSSDTRAGDSNAGSCMDLWAPGSGISSAFRGSDSAYGNLSGTSMAAPHVAGAMALRLHDAPSSTPAQLHQWVMDNASTGKMSGIPSGSPNKLLYVPNSPPASDDFSMAANPTAVSVDPGSSVTTTIATTVTRGAAQTVQLSASGLPSGVTATFDPASVTAGNSSRLTLTAAASASPSRATVTVTGTGAVTRTTSVGLTVNGDVPDDFSLSTDPSSGTVSAGNSITTTVRATATSVSPANTGESKTAMREESSAGPGSGPGVVGGTPTTVAEYPFMISMRREGSSFPGQQSCSASLMGPRTVLLAAHCLVEKPGRKWFVYGATKLTDSGFTAEIKSSWVHPKHVNYQGGYDVAVVQLDRDVPVPAGMVYPTIATDTSKETVGTNGLVLGWGKTGQNTFSDVLRKATIPVAPDSGCNERYTGTYKPNLMLCTGFSDGRMGTCPGDSGGPFMVGNTIVGVFSWMDNACNWYSVYSRVSTYKTELLEQLGQTGPEPTGDVTLSASGLPSGATAAFSPAKVSVGGSSQLTITTSATTPAGDYTVTVNGARDTVTRQTTYKLTVTSGGSTTLSLTNPNVQTSVKGRPVSLQLKASGGTGGNRFTATGLPAGLSINQSTGLISGTPTVAANYRPAVKVTDSSGASASATFYWFIFPY; encoded by the coding sequence ATGGTTGCGGCGCTGGCAGCGTTCGCCGTCACCGCGGCGACGGCAACGGCCGGGTCGGCCGCGCCAGAGCCCGAAGGCCACGTCGTCAGCGTCGCCGAGAAGCCGGTCGCCGGGACCTACCTGGTCACGCTGGCACCGAACCGCCAAGCGGTCGCGTCGGCCACAGCGACCGAGAAGGCGGCCAGTGCCATGGCCAGTCGGTACGACGGACGGCTGGGCACCGTCTTCACCAAGACGATGCGCGGCTTCGTGGTCCGCGATCTGTCCGAGCAGCAGGCTCGCCGGCTCGCGGCCCACCCCGATGTCGCCGAGGTCCGGCAGAGTGGAACGGCCCGGATCGGCACCGCCAACGGGCCGGGCGGCACCCAGAACAACCCGCAGAACTGGGGCCTGGACCGCATCGACCAGCGGGACCGGCCAGTGGACAGCAAGTACACCTATCCCAACGACGGCGCCGGTGTGACGGCGTACATCGTCGACACCGGCATCCGCTACAGCCACCAGGAGTTCGAAGGCCGGGCCAAGCTCGGCGTCGACCTGTTCGCCACCCCGAACGGTGGCAACGACTGCAACAACCACGGCACCCACGTGGCCGGCATCGTCGCCGGCAGCACCCGGGGCGTGGCGAAGAAAGCGAACCTGGTCTCGGTCCGGGTCCTCGGCTGCGACGGACAAGGCGAGGACATCGTCGTGGCCGAGGCCGCCGAGTGGCTCGCGAAGAACGCCGTCAAGCCGGCCGTGGCGAACCTGAGCGTGTACACCGGCGACCCGGACATCGCGGTGAACGCGATCCGCGGATCGATCGCCGCCGGCGTGCAATGGGCACTGATCACCGGCAACAACAGCGGCAACGCCTGCAGTTACGGCCCTGGCGGTCAGATGACCGAAGCCCTGACGGTTGCCAACGCGACCAGCAGCGACACTCGCGCCGGCGACTCCAACGCCGGCAGCTGCATGGACCTGTGGGCGCCCGGATCCGGGATCAGCTCGGCCTTCCGCGGCAGCGACTCGGCGTACGGGAATCTGAGCGGTACGTCGATGGCGGCGCCGCACGTCGCCGGGGCGATGGCCCTGCGGCTGCACGACGCGCCGAGCAGCACGCCGGCCCAGTTGCACCAGTGGGTGATGGACAACGCCAGCACCGGCAAGATGTCGGGAATCCCGTCGGGCTCCCCGAACAAGCTCCTGTATGTGCCGAACAGCCCACCGGCCAGTGACGACTTCTCGATGGCCGCCAACCCCACCGCGGTCAGCGTTGACCCCGGTAGCTCGGTGACCACCACCATCGCGACCACAGTGACCCGCGGCGCAGCACAGACCGTGCAACTGTCCGCCAGCGGCCTACCGTCCGGCGTCACCGCAACATTCGACCCGGCATCGGTCACCGCCGGCAACTCGTCGCGGCTCACCCTCACCGCCGCGGCCTCGGCCAGCCCGAGCCGGGCAACAGTCACCGTCACCGGCACCGGCGCGGTGACCCGTACGACGAGCGTCGGGCTCACCGTCAACGGCGACGTCCCCGACGACTTCTCGCTGAGCACCGACCCGTCTTCCGGAACGGTATCGGCCGGCAACTCGATCACCACCACCGTGCGGGCGACCGCCACGAGCGTCTCGCCGGCGAACACCGGTGAGTCGAAGACCGCGATGCGGGAGGAGAGCAGTGCCGGACCGGGCTCCGGTCCCGGGGTCGTCGGCGGTACGCCGACCACCGTCGCGGAGTACCCGTTCATGATCTCCATGCGGCGCGAAGGCTCGTCGTTCCCGGGACAGCAGTCCTGCAGCGCCAGCCTGATGGGCCCGCGCACCGTCCTGCTCGCGGCCCACTGCTTGGTCGAGAAGCCGGGTCGCAAGTGGTTCGTGTACGGCGCGACCAAGCTCACCGACTCCGGCTTCACCGCGGAGATCAAGTCGTCCTGGGTCCACCCCAAGCACGTCAACTACCAGGGCGGGTACGACGTCGCGGTCGTCCAACTGGATCGTGACGTACCGGTACCGGCCGGGATGGTGTACCCGACCATCGCGACCGACACCAGCAAGGAAACGGTCGGTACCAACGGCCTGGTGCTCGGCTGGGGCAAGACCGGGCAGAACACCTTCAGCGACGTGTTGCGTAAGGCAACCATTCCGGTCGCGCCCGACAGCGGCTGCAACGAGCGGTACACCGGCACCTACAAGCCGAACCTGATGCTCTGCACCGGCTTCTCCGACGGCCGCATGGGAACCTGCCCCGGTGACTCGGGCGGCCCGTTCATGGTCGGGAACACCATTGTCGGTGTCTTCTCCTGGATGGACAACGCCTGCAACTGGTACTCGGTCTACTCTCGGGTCTCGACCTACAAGACTGAACTGCTCGAGCAGCTGGGCCAGACCGGCCCCGAGCCGACCGGCGACGTCACTCTCTCGGCCAGCGGACTGCCCAGCGGCGCGACAGCGGCCTTCAGTCCGGCCAAGGTGAGCGTCGGCGGATCGTCACAGCTGACGATCACCACGTCGGCCACCACCCCGGCCGGCGACTACACCGTCACCGTGAACGGCGCCCGCGACACGGTGACCCGGCAGACGACGTACAAGCTGACCGTCACCAGCGGAGGATCGACCACCCTCTCGCTGACCAACCCCAACGTCCAGACCTCGGTCAAGGGCCGTCCGGTCAGCCTGCAACTCAAGGCATCCGGCGGCACCGGCGGGAACCGCTTCACCGCCACCGGGCTGCCGGCCGGACTGTCCATCAACCAGTCCACCGGTCTGATCAGCGGAACCCCGACCGTCGCCGCCAACTACCGCCCGGCAGTCAAGGTCACCGACAGCTCGGGCGCCTCGGCATCCGCCACCTTCTACTGGTTCATCTTCCCGTACTAA